A window of Thermococcus aggregans contains these coding sequences:
- a CDS encoding NUDIX domain-containing protein, translated as MERYVLLLKTPRGYDITPIKEDIENLIKSKYPEVKAEIHKCIGLTVDLVILYNDGIVLVKRRNDPYKGHWALPGGFVEYGEKVEDAAVREAKEETGLDVELLKLIGVYSDPNRDPRGHTVTVAFLARGKGNLKGGDDASEARVFKFEEVKNLKLAFDHKKIVEDALRIMGG; from the coding sequence ATGGAGCGATACGTCCTTCTCCTAAAAACCCCTAGAGGATACGACATAACCCCAATCAAGGAAGATATAGAAAATCTGATAAAAAGCAAATACCCTGAGGTTAAAGCAGAGATACATAAATGCATAGGTCTAACCGTAGACCTCGTAATCCTCTACAACGACGGTATAGTTCTGGTAAAGAGACGTAACGACCCATATAAGGGGCATTGGGCACTTCCGGGAGGATTCGTGGAGTATGGGGAGAAGGTTGAAGATGCCGCTGTGAGAGAAGCAAAGGAAGAAACTGGGCTTGATGTTGAGCTTCTAAAACTTATTGGGGTTTACAGCGACCCGAATAGGGACCCAAGAGGGCACACGGTTACAGTAGCATTTTTAGCCAGAGGAAAAGGAAATCTAAAGGGAGGAGACGACGCGAGTGAAGCCAGGGTCTTTAAGTTCGAGGAGGTAAAAAATCTTAAGCTTGCCTTTGATCACAAAAAGATTGTAGAAGATGCCCTCCGCATTATGGGTGGTTAG
- a CDS encoding Mth938-like domain-containing protein, giving the protein MVEKVEFGRIIINGKEYHHDIIIYPSGKVEKRKKWLSKEKHGTSHKLDPEELKEYLGEEFEVLVVGTGIYGMLSLLPESRGLVKGKEIIEKPTPEAAKAFNELREKKKVLGIFHITC; this is encoded by the coding sequence ATGGTAGAAAAAGTTGAGTTCGGGAGGATAATTATAAACGGAAAGGAATATCACCATGATATCATCATTTATCCCTCCGGAAAGGTGGAAAAGAGGAAAAAGTGGCTCAGCAAGGAGAAGCACGGGACAAGCCACAAGCTCGATCCAGAGGAGCTGAAAGAGTACCTAGGAGAGGAGTTCGAAGTCCTTGTTGTTGGGACGGGCATTTATGGGATGCTCTCCCTTCTTCCAGAGAGCAGAGGGCTAGTAAAAGGGAAAGAGATCATCGAGAAGCCCACTCCCGAGGCGGCAAAGGCCTTTAACGAGCTCAGAGAAAAGAAAAAGGTGCTTGGGATATTTCATATCACCTGCTGA
- a CDS encoding ABC transporter ATP-binding protein: MIVVENLIKKFGNKTVLNGISFRVSNGEIYGLLGPNGSGKSTTMKILVGIVKPTSGKVLVAGIDPLRDPIGVKEVVGFVPETPILYESLTPGEFFNFIGSVRNIDKEKLEERVNYLVKAFGIEEYLDQFIGTLSFGTQQKISLISALLHDPQVLVLDEAMNGLDPKSARILRELLLEFKMEGKSIVFSTHVLPLAEMICDRIGLIYKGELIVDGTIDELKEKVHEENLEDIFLKLTESKGEVENILRALKAAL; this comes from the coding sequence ATGATCGTAGTGGAGAATCTCATCAAGAAGTTCGGCAATAAAACTGTGCTCAATGGGATAAGCTTTCGGGTTAGTAATGGCGAAATCTACGGGCTCTTAGGCCCTAATGGGAGCGGAAAATCAACTACGATGAAAATTCTAGTTGGAATAGTTAAGCCGACCTCAGGGAAGGTGCTTGTAGCTGGCATTGATCCTTTGAGGGACCCCATAGGGGTAAAGGAAGTTGTTGGTTTTGTGCCCGAAACGCCCATTCTATATGAGAGCCTAACGCCTGGGGAGTTCTTCAACTTTATCGGGAGTGTTAGGAACATTGATAAGGAAAAGCTGGAGGAGAGAGTCAATTACCTTGTCAAAGCCTTTGGAATTGAGGAGTACCTCGATCAGTTTATTGGAACACTGAGCTTTGGCACGCAGCAGAAAATTTCCCTTATTTCTGCTCTTCTTCACGATCCTCAGGTTCTTGTGCTCGATGAGGCCATGAACGGTCTAGATCCTAAAAGTGCGAGAATACTGAGGGAGCTTTTGCTTGAATTCAAGATGGAAGGAAAGAGCATAGTGTTTTCTACCCATGTATTGCCCCTAGCGGAGATGATATGCGATAGGATTGGGCTTATTTATAAAGGGGAGCTTATTGTGGATGGGACAATAGATGAGTTAAAAGAAAAAGTCCATGAAGAAAACCTTGAGGATATCTTCCTTAAGCTCACGGAGAGCAAAGGAGAAGTAGAGAACATCTTACGGGCTCTAAAAGCTGCATTGTAG